The proteins below are encoded in one region of Qipengyuania sp. HL-TH1:
- the rpsN gene encoding 30S ribosomal protein S14, which translates to MAKLSSINKNERRKKLVKQYAEKFAKLKAIADDESLDETERLMARLKMAELPRNANPTRVRNRCSTTGRPRGYYRKFGLNRIELRDLGNKGLIPGLTKSSW; encoded by the coding sequence ATGGCGAAACTGAGTTCGATCAACAAGAACGAGCGTCGTAAGAAGCTCGTCAAGCAGTACGCGGAAAAGTTTGCGAAGCTGAAGGCTATCGCTGACGATGAATCGCTCGACGAGACCGAACGCCTGATGGCGCGTCTCAAGATGGCGGAACTGCCGCGTAACGCGAACCCGACGCGGGTGCGCAATCGCTGCTCCACCACCGGCCGCCCCCGCGGCTATTACCGCAAGTTCGGTCTCAACCGGATCGAACTGCGCGACCTCGGCAACAAGGGCCTGATTCCAGGCCTGACCAAGTCGAGCTGGTGA
- the rpsH gene encoding 30S ribosomal protein S8 codes for MAMTDPLGDMLTRIRNGQRAKKDSVLSPASKLRANVLEVLQREGYIRGYSEDASAKHAQLRIELKYFEGEPAIKHVARVSKPGRRVYSGSKELPIVRNGLGITIVSTPKGVLSDAEARTENVGGEVLAEVF; via the coding sequence ATGGCTATGACCGATCCCCTGGGTGACATGCTCACCCGCATCCGCAACGGCCAGCGCGCGAAGAAGGACAGTGTCCTTTCGCCCGCCAGCAAGCTGCGTGCGAACGTTCTCGAAGTGCTTCAGCGCGAAGGCTACATCCGTGGCTACAGCGAAGACGCTTCGGCCAAGCACGCACAGCTGCGGATCGAACTGAAATATTTCGAGGGCGAACCTGCTATCAAGCATGTCGCTCGCGTCTCCAAGCCGGGCCGCCGCGTCTATTCGGGTTCGAAGGAACTTCCGATCGTGCGCAACGGCCTTGGCATCACCATCGTCTCGACGCCCAAGGGTGTGCTTTCGGACGCCGAAGCGCGCACCGAAAACGTCGGCGGCGAAGTGCTGGCGGAGGTGTTCTGA
- the rplE gene encoding 50S ribosomal protein L5, translating into MADYTPRMRKRYDDEIVKAMTEKFGYKNALEVPKLEKITLNMGVGEASQDKKKVQTAAEEMALIAGQKPVITKAKKSIAQFKLREGMPIGCKVTLRRDRMYEFTDRLVTVAMPRIRDFRGLNPKSFDGRGNYAMGLKEQIIFPEISYDQIDKVRGMDIIVTTTAKTDEEARELLRLFGFPFPAEVSEEKEAA; encoded by the coding sequence AGGCGATGACCGAGAAGTTCGGCTACAAGAACGCTCTTGAAGTCCCCAAGCTGGAAAAGATCACGCTCAACATGGGTGTGGGCGAAGCCAGCCAGGACAAGAAGAAGGTTCAGACTGCAGCCGAGGAAATGGCGCTGATCGCCGGCCAGAAGCCGGTTATCACCAAGGCCAAGAAGTCGATCGCGCAGTTCAAGCTGCGTGAAGGCATGCCGATCGGTTGCAAGGTCACCTTGCGCCGCGACCGCATGTACGAGTTCACGGACCGTCTGGTGACCGTGGCCATGCCGCGCATCCGAGATTTCCGCGGCCTCAACCCGAAGTCGTTCGACGGCCGTGGCAACTATGCCATGGGCCTGAAAGAACAGATCATCTTTCCCGAGATCAGCTACGACCAGATCGACAAGGTCCGGGGGATGGACATCATCGTAACCACGACGGCGAAGACCGACGAAGAGGCGCGCGAATTGCTCCGCCTGTTCGGTTTCCCGTTCCCGGCCGAAGTGTCGGAAGAGAAGGAGGCGGCGTGA